The nucleotide sequence TAGGTTCACTTCAAAGCGGACTTGTTGGCAACCATGAAATATTATATGCTAAGGCATTTATAGATCTCTTTGTAGTTCTTGCAATGTCAGCAACAATGGGAATAGGTGTATTTTTCTCAGCATTTTTAATCTTATTCTATGAAGGAGCCATAGTTTTATTTGCAGGAACTCTTTCACCATTTTTATCGGCAGTTGTTATTGACGAAATAACATGTGTAGGATCACTGGTAATCATGGCCATCGGATTTAATATCTTAGGAATAACCAAGATAAAAGTTGCAAACCTCAGTCTGGCTCCATTTATTCCTATATTTATTTATTTATTTATCTAGTTCGCTGCAAAATATAATTATTATAATCAATCAGCAGATAGAACCTTCTATCTGCTTTTTTTATCTCCTAAAAATATTTTCTCAATTAAATAACTTGTAATTTTTTAATCTTCATACAAGAGTGAATAAAAGCACAAAACCAATATACTTTTTTTTTTATTTGTGTTAAACTTATACAATCATCAAAAACAAGTACAATACTACATAATATAGTACTACTAGGAGGAAACTACTATGAAAAAAAATAATGATATACTTATATTTGGATTAGCAATATTTGCTATGTTTTTTGGAGCTGGAAACCTTATTTTCCCACCGGAGATAGGTGTCGTCACTGGTAAAGAGTGGCTCATGTCTTCCGCTGGATTTTTCCTTACGGGAATTTGTCTTCCTGTAGGAGGGTTGATTGCTTTCAGCAGAGCCGGGAGTACCGATAATTTTGCAAATAAAGTTTCGGAAAATTTTAACACAATTTACTTTTCACTGTTAATACTTGCTATAGGTCCTATGCTGGCCATACCAAGAACAGCAGCTACTGCTTATGAGATGGGAATCGTTCCAAATTTTGGAGAGATCAATCCCTTGATAGCCTCAATTGTATATTTCGTAATAGTTTATATATTGGTAATAAAGCCCTCTCAGCTCCTTAATAATATAGGAAAATATATGACTCCTATTATCCTTATCATTCTTTCGCTGGTTATAGTTAAGGGAATATTCCTAGGTTTTGGAGTTCCCGGAGAAAAAACTATAATTCAAAATTCATTCTCCTATGGTTTCTTTGGAGGATATCAGACAATGGACGCAATAGCTTCTGTTATATTTGGTTCTGTAATTGTAGAAAGCTTAAAAGGAAACGGATATACAGATGACAAGGTACAGAGTTCTATGATCGTAAAATCCGGTATCATAGCAGCCTTGGGATTAGCATTGGTATACGGAGGACTATTATATCTAGGTGCCATGGCGAATGGAAATAATTTAAACCTTGGAAAAGCTGAGCTTGTTATGTATCTTGCAAAAAATTCTTTAGGATCATTTGGTGTAATGGCTTTTGGAATATGTGCAATAGTAGCATGCCTTACGACATCTATAGCTCTGGTAGCTACAGTATCTAATTTCTTTGCTGCAAAATCAAAGTTTTCTTACAAAACCATAACTATAGTAACCTGCGTTATCTCGACTATTCTAGGTGCTACTGGATTAGGGTTCATAGTTGATATAGCTGTCCCAATACTTATAATTTTATATCCGGTAACTATTATACTTATAATTTTAAATATCCTTAAAATAAAAAATACTAGGGTTTTTAAAGTCAGTGTTACCATTGGACTAATTTTTAGTGTCTTTGAGGTTTTGGCCAGCTTTAATATTTTACCTGTATTAACAGCTGTCTTTAATTCTTTACCTATGGCTTCAGAAGGATTTGCATGGCTGGCTCCAACATTAATTGGATCAATTGCTACAGCTTTAATAAAGAATGAAACTATGACAACAGTAGAAGCTGATTAGTAATAATAATAATAAAGGAATTAGGAATTAGGAAATTATCTAATTCCTTTTTTTATTCAATAAGTATATGTTATAATTCCATCAACAAGTATACAAAGGAGAGGACTTTGGAGATGAATATTCTAAATCAAATAAAAAATTATAAACCATATAATGAGCAAGAAAAATATGATAAAGCAGGAATATTAAATTATTTAGAAAGAGAAAAAAATATTTTCAGCAGAGATAATAAAATAGCACATATGACAGCCTCTGCATGGGTTGTAAATAAAGATAGAAATAAAGTAGTGATGATATACCATAATATCTATGATTCATGGTCTTGGATGGGAGGTCACGCTGATGGTGAAGAAGATCTATTCGCTGTGGCCATAAAGGAAGTCAAGGAGGAGAGTGGTCTTAATAAGATTATACCTCTATCAAAAGATATATTTTCTCTTGAAGTACTGACTGTTGATGGGCATATAAAAAAAGGAAAATACGTATCTTCCCACCTGCATTTAAATATAACATACTTATTTGAAGCCGACGAAAAAGAAATTTTGACCATAAAAGAAGACGAAAATAGTGGTGTGGAATGGTTTGGATTAGACGAATCTATAGATAAATCTACAGAAGTATGGTTTAAAGAAAGGATCTATACAAAACTCAATAAGAAATTAAATGAATTATAAAAAATAGAATTGGAGGTCTAGTATGACAAAAATAAAGGAAGATAAACTTATAACTCGTATCTGTGAATTCTGTGGAGTAACATTTACAACATTTGATATCAATGAGCTTTATTGTTGTGAAGGATGTCGTATTCAAGCTAATAAGGAAAAATCAAGGAAAAAACCTTCTAATAGTATTATAGGAAAGTTAAAGCTGCATTCTTGTAAAAGTTGTGGAAAAAAATTCATGTCTCCTAACACCCAAGAAGACTATTGCACTGAGTGCGAATAGACTATATAAAAAAGAAAATTTTAAAGACTATAAAATTCCAGAAGATTTTAGTCTTTAAAATTTTTCCTAATTTTTAAAAGCAGCCCCATCAAAACTTCCTTTTCTTCTTCTGTGAAACCATCATAGGTTTTTTCCAAAAGCTTTGCACTGACTTCTTTAAATGTATCCCTAAAAATCCACCCTTTTTCTGTAAGAGTAACCTCTATGACTCTAGCATCTCTTTCACTTTTTTGACGACTTATATAACCTAATTTTTCTAATTTTTTTACCATGTCAGTTACTGTAGATTTTCTCTTCCCTATAAATTTAGCGATCCCATTCATTGTCATCACACCATCATTATCATACATTGCAGATAAAATAGTCCCGTGACTATTGATAAGTCCGGAGATCTCTCTTTCTTTTAACTCTCCATTTATAAACTGAGCACTTTTTTCTCTTATATTTGATATTATCCCAATTACTATATCTGTTCTCATAAACACCTCCTAAATATTACTATCTATAAATGTATGCTCATAGATATAATTACTTACATATATAATAACCCAAATATTAAATTAAGTATAGGGTCCAGAGCAATAAGTCCGATGAAAATTTGGTTGACTTATTTTGCTTATTGGTATACTATACTCTATATAGTACGACTTCGTACTATATTTTGTAAATAGTAAATAAATTAATTTAAGGAGTAAATAATATGAAAATATATAAAGATGGTTCATTTAAAGGTATTGGTATTGGGTATGCAGGAGAGATCGAGGCTTTAGTCACGATTGTTCAAAGTAAAATTAATAGTATTAAATTTTTATCACATAATGAGACACCGGTAATATCTGAACCTGCTTTTAATCATATCCCTACTAAAATAATAGAAAATAATACTATAATGGTTCCCAATGTAAAGGGATGTTCTATGAGTTCCCGTGGTATAAGGGAAGCAGTTATGAATGCTCTTATCCTCTCTGGAGAAGATAGAGAAGATTTAATGAAGGAATTTAAAGGTGCTGAAAATTTAGAGAAGATTGTAGTCAATAAAAATAAATTTAAACCTGTTGAAAATTTCGATATAGTTATTGTTGGTGGAGGTGGAGCTGGTCTCAGTGCAGCAATTTCTGCATCAAACTTAGGAGCTAAGGTTGTTTTACTTGAAAAGATGGCAGCTGTTGGGGGAAATACCTTGGTTTCTATGGGTGGAATAAATATTCCTGGAAGTGATGCTCAAGTATCTAAAAAAATAGAAGACAATCCAGAGCTTTACTACAATGATGCTCTTGCTGGAGGAGATGGAGAAAATAATAAGGAATTATTTAAGATCTTATCTGAAAATGCATTGGACACATATAACTGGCTCAAAAAAGAGGTAGGAGTAGAGTTTAAAAAAGATGAACTTATTCATTTTGGTGGGCATACTGTTCCAAGAGCAGCAGTATTTAAAGGTAAATATGCCGTAGAACTGATCTCTAAATTAAGAAAAAAAGCTGAAAATCTGGGAGTAGATATCAGAACAGGGGTAGATGCTAAGGAGATAATAACAAAAGATAAGAAAGTAATTGGTATCAAAGCTATCACTGAAGGAAAGACTGTTGAATTTTTTGCTAGTAAAGGAGTTATCTTTGCTACAGGTGGGTTTTCTGGAAATATAGAGATGAGAAAAAAATACAATCCCCAGTTAGATGAAAGATATAAAACAACTAATCAAAGCGGTATAACTGGAGATGGACACATAATGTGTGAAAAACTAGGAGTAGACTTTATCCACATGTCATATATACAAACCTTCCCTATTGCTAACCCTCTAACTGGAGCATTATCCCATGTGGGCGGTTCTAGATTTGACGGTGCAATCTTAGTCAATAGATCAGGAAAAAGATTTGTAGAAGAATTAGAAAGAAGGGATGTAGTCTCTCAAGCTATCTTAGCTCAAGATGGCGGAGTGGGATACCTTGTATGGGCACAGGAAATAGAAGGGGTCGCAAATAGAACGACTGAAAACAAAGCAGAAGTAAATAGCTTAAAAAGAGGTGATCTATTTATAGAAGGTAGTATAGAGGAGTGCAGTAAAAAACTTGATATAAACTTAGATACACTGAAAAATACTATAAATATCTATAATTCATATGTAGAAAATGGAAAAGACCAAGATTTTGATAGAAGGGGAAACCTTATAAAGATAGAAAAAGGTCCTTTCTATATCCAGACTGTTGCACCAGCAGTTCATCACACTATGGGTGGAATAAAGATAAACAGCGAAAATGAAGTTTTAGATATTGAAGGAAATATCATAAAAGGTCTTTATGCTGCCGGTGAGATTGTAGGTGGTATTCACGGAACAAATAGACTTGGAGGAAATGCAATAACCGATATCTTAGTCTTTGGAAAAAGAGCCGGAGAAAAAATAATGAAATAATTTTATCAAATATTAAGAGTTAAGCCTTTGGCTTAACTCTTTTTTAAGATACTTTTTTCACTTTAATGAAATAATGAAATCATTATTTTTTAATCTTCTTATAAAGCATCACAAAAAAATGGTACCTTTTGCGAAAAAGTTATTTTTCAGCACTATTAAAATGCAAAAAACACAACTTTTGTATTCTTATCGCACTAAAAAACCTTTTTTATTACGTTTTAACTTTAAAATAAACTGAAAGTATGGTATTATATTATCAAATAAAAAAGTATCCTATCAGATTAACATTTCAAAAAACAAATTAAAGGAGATCAATTAACTGATTAGGATAAATAAATTTAGAAGGTGGTAAAATTATGTTTAGTAAATGGAATCAATTAAGTTTAGTAAAAAGAATAGTTATAGGTCTAATCGTTGGTATTATCTTATCAATCGCTGCACCAGAGGCAGCTGCACCAGTTGGTTTATTAGGATCATTATTTGTAGGAGCACTAAAAGCAGTAGCACCTATCTTAGTATTTTTCTTAGTAATGTCAGCAGTATCACAACATAAACCTGGTCAAAAAACAAATATGAAATCAGTTATCAGTCTTTACCTTATCGGAACATTCTTAGCCGGTGTAGTTGCAGTAGTAGGAAGTTTCATATTCCCAGTAACTATCGCTCTAGGAAAAGGAGTAGAAAATGTATCTCCTCCAAGTGGTGTAAGTGAAGTATTAAAAACATTATTAATGAACGTTGTAGACAATCCAATCAATGCATTATCAAATGCTAACTATATCGGAATCTTAGTTTGGGCTTTATTATTAGGAGTAGCATTAAAGCATGCACCAGCTTCTACTAAAACAATGATCACAGATTTCTCAAACGCACTATCTCAAGTTGTTAGATGGGTTATTCACTTAGCACCATTCGGTATCATGGGATTAGTATTCAACTCAATCGCAACTAGTGGATTAGGTTCACTATTAGCTTACGGTAAATTATTAGGATTATTATTAGGATCTATGGCATTCATGGCATTAGTAGTTAATCCAACTATCGCATTTGTTATGATGAGACAAAACCCTTATCCATTAGTATTCAGATGTCTAAAGCAAAGTGGACTTACAGCTTTCTTCACTAGAAGTTCGGCTGCTAACATCCCGGTAAACATGGAATTATGTGAGGAATTAGGATTAGATAAAGACATGTATTCAGTATCTATACCTTTAGGAGCTACAATAAACATGGCAGGAGCAGCTATCACAATATCTGTATTAACTCTTGCAGCAGTACATACATTAGGAATACAAGTAGACTTCGGAACTGCTCTTATCTTAAGTATCTTATCAGCTGTCAGTGCTTGTGGAGCATCTGGTGTAGCAGGTGGATCATTACTTCTTATCCCATTAGCTTGTAGTTTATTTGGTATCCCAAATGAAGTAGCAATGCAAGTAGTTGGAGTAGGTTTCGTAATTGGAGTAATCCAGGATTCAGTAGAAACTGGTCTTAACTCTTCAACAGACGCATTATTTACAGCTGTAGCTGAATTTGCTGAATGGAGAAAAGAAGGAAAGAAAATTGTTATCAATAAAGAAGTTAATCTATAAGAATAAATAAATTAAAGACCTCAGAAAATTCTGAGGTCTTTTTTTGTCTAAATATAATCATAATACTTGACTATTACCAGATTTATGAAGTATTAAAATATTATCTAATATACAATATTTTATAAAAGGAGATATTAATATGAACAATAAAGTTTCCCAGATTACAGACACTATCTTGATGATCAAACCTGTAAGATTTCACTATAATCCTGAAACTGCGGTCAACAACTACTATCAGACTCCTCCCTGTGGAATAAATAACACCTCAATCCAGGAAAAGGCACTAATAGAATTCGATAACTTTGTAAATACTTTAGAAAATAAAGGTATTGAAGTTTTGGTTGTAGAAGACACCTTATACCCTCCTACGCCTGACTCCATCTTTCCAAATAACTGGATATCTTTTCATAGTGATGGTAGGATAGCTCTATATCCAATGTTTGCAAAAAATAGAAGGCTTGAAAGAAGGATGGATATTTTAGATAAATTAAGATCTAAAAATTTTAAAATTGATGATATTATAGACTATTCAAAGTTTGAGGGAAAAGGTATCTTTCTTGAAGGTACAGGCAGCATGATATTAGACAGGGCAGCTAAAAAAGTTTACTGTGCCCTCTCTCCTCGAGCCGACCTTACTCTTTTAAATAAATTTTGCAGTGATTTTGATTATACACCTATTTCATTCCACGCTTATCAATGGTCAAACAAAGAGAGACTGCCTATCTACCATACCAATGTTTTGATGGCGATTGGAGAGGAGTTTGCCATTATCTGTTCTAGCTCTATCGATGATATAAGTGAGAAAAATAGGGTTATTTCAGAATTAAGATCCGATGGGAAGATAATTATAGATATCACAGAGAAACAGGTGGAACACTTTGCCGGAAACGCTCTTCAAGTAAAAAATTCTGGAGGAGATAAATATCTTATCTTATCCAAAACAGCTAAAGAGATCCTGTCTGAAGATCAGATACTATCCATAGAAAAAACTTCCAAGATATTAAGTGTCAATATAGGTACTATTCAAAAATATGGAGGAGGAAGTGTCAGGTGTATGATGGCAGAAATTTTTCTTTCCAGATCTAAATAAATTTCAAATAAAAAGATGAGTCAGCTATTTTGCTTAACTCATCTTTTTTCTATACTATTAAAATTTTAAAAAGTAATTCTCACTATGTCAGATGCTGTATAAGTATATTGATTCCCATCCCTATAAGAATTATTCCTCCTATATACTCGGCCTTAGCTCCTAATAGCTGCCCCATTTTATTCCCTAGATAAACTCCTACAGAGGATAAAATAAAAGTGATCAACCCTATTACAGCTATGGAAAAATAGATATTTAGCCCAGGTAATAGTGAAAATGAAAATCCAACTGCCAATGCATCGATACTGGTGGCTATTCCTAAGACTATAATATTAGTATTTTTCTCACAATTCCCATGAATATCACATTTCCCGAATTCTCTGGCATCTATTATCATCTTAATACCTATAAAAGCAAGGAGTCCAAAAGTTATCCAATGATCAAATCTAGATATTTTATCATAAAATAATCCTCCTACTGCCCAGCCTAATAAGGGCATAATCCCTTGAAATATTCCAAATACCAATGCTACTTTAAGTATCGATTTGACGCATAGTTTTCTCAAGGATATTCCCTCAGTCAAGGACACTGCAAATGCATCCATTGCTAACCCTATGGAGATAAAAAAAAGTGATGTAAAGTTCATATTTCCCTCCTAAATTTATATTTATTTTAGTATTATACTAAAAAACTTCCACTATGTCTTCTAAATTAATTTTAAAGGAATTTTAGTTGAGGTACAGTAAAATTCATAGAACAATTTATAATAAATACAAGGAGGAAGATGTATGAAAAAATTAATATTTTTATTTACTTTTATTATTTCTATGCTTAGTTTTGCCACTACTCAAAAGATGGATTATTCATCCTATAATCTTTCCGGTGAAATAATTTCCGGTGTCAGAATTATAGAGGTTGAATCTTTTAGATACTCCTATTCTCCCAGCATTATTGTTGTAAATAACGGTGAAAAGATAAGGATAAAATTTTCTACGGGAGACACAGAACATGGATTTAAAATTTCTGAAATAAATTTTGATCTTAAAGCTAAAAAAGGAAAACCCGCAGAAGGTGACTTTATAGCTCCTAAATCTGGTATCTATGAAATAACATGCTCTGTATTCTGTGGTTCAGGACATAAAAAAATGACGGGAAGGCTGGTTGTAAGGTAGGCTGCTATAAAAAAGAAGAAGTCTGCCCTAGCAGGGCAGACTTCTTCTTTTTTAAGATTTATCTATTCACTATTTAGTTATATACCTAAAATATGCCTTACATATTCATTTTTAGGATTTTTAAAAATTTCTGCTGGAGCTCCTACCTGAATAACTTCACCCATATATAGGATAACAACTCTGTCCGCTATCTCTAAATCATCCTTATCGTGACTCACAAAAATAGCTGTTTCTCCAGTAGTTTTTAAAATTACTTTCAATTCATTTCTTATCTTTCCCTGAAGATTAGCATCTAAATTTGAAAATGGTTCATCTAAAAGAATAACTTCTGGTTTAGGAGCTAAAGCACGTGCTAATGCCACTCTCTGCTGCTGACCTCCACTTAGTTCATGGGGATATCTTTTTATAAAATCTTTCATACTCACTAGATCCAATACCTCGTCAGCTCTTTTTTTAGCTGATTTTTTCTCTACTTTTCCCATTCCAAATAAAATATTTTTTTCAACAGATAGGTGAGGAAAGAGAGCATAATCTTGAAAAACCATCCCAATTCCTCTTTTTTCTACTGGAACAAATGTTTCTTCACCTATAAAAACCCTATCATGGATAGTTAATTCTCCTTTTTGTGGAACTTCTAATCCTGCTAAAATACGTAACAGGGTAGATTTTCCGCTCCCACTCTCGCCTATAATAGCTGTAATTTCTCCCTTATTTGCATTAAAATTTATATTTTTTAAAATATCTTCTGTAGAGTTCCTGTATTTAAAAAATAAATTTTTTAATTCTATATAATTCATTGTTATTTCTCCTTTTTTTTGTTGATCATCTCAAAGAATAGAATTATTATTATCCCGATCAGAATAAGTATAATAGATGGAATTGCACTATGTTGTACCATCTCATCATCTGCATACTGTTTCGCATAGGCAGATAGAGTCTGAAAATTAAATGGCCTCAAAATCAAGGTAAGAGGTAATTCTTTTATGATTTCTAAAAATGTTAAAATGACTGCCCCTATAACACTTCCCTTTATCATGGGTAAATCTACCCTAAAAAATGTTTTGGTTTTTCCTTCTCCTAGACTCCTGGAAGCTTCATGAAACTTCATTCCAATCTTATCAAATCCACTCTCCACACTATTGTATGCCACCGCTAAATATCTTATTACATAAGCAAAAACCATTAAAAATAAAGTTCCATAGAATACTTTTTCTCCTAAAATTTTTCTATCTACAAAGATAAAAAATGTCATAACTCCAATGGCGATTACTGCCCCTGGAATAGAATACCCTATTGTAGTTAATTTCGATAAGAATTTAGATATCTTTCCTTTTTTCAGTCTGGATGTATTAGAGATAATAACTGCTATTATAGTCGCAAACACTGCTCCTACGATACCAATAAAAAATGTATTCATTATTATTCTTATCAATTTTTCATCTATAACTTCTTTATAAGTCATGAATGACCATGAGAATAGCTGCATAAGAGGTATAATGAACCCAAATAATATAGGGATCATACAGACAATAATTGCTATAACACTGTGTTTAGTCGAAAGTGGCTTTTTGTTTATTGGTTTTATCTTAGTATTAGTAAAAGAATATTGTTTTCTTCCACGGGATTTCCTCTCTATAAAGATGATTGTAAAGATGAGTCCCATAAGAATAATCGCCAAATTTATTGCTGCATCGGTATCTCCTAATGTCAGCCACGTCCTGAATATACCTGTACTAAAGGTCTGAACTCCAAAATAACTTGGTAATCCAAAAGCACTTAAAACCTCCATTATAACCAGGGTAACTCCCCCTATAATAGCTGTTCTTGCCATAGGCAATACCACTAAAAAAAATGTCTGTGTATCGGATTTCCCCAGTACCTTAGCTGATTCTAGCATAGATAAAGATTGTTTAGCAAAAAATGATCTGGCTATTATAAACACATAGGGATAGAGAAAAAATGTAAATATAAAGGTTACACCATATATATTCATAATATCTAAATTTAAATTGTATCCAAATAAATTCCTGGCTGTCCTGCTTATTATCCCCGTATAGGAAAATATTCCTGAATAAACATACCCCGCTATATAGGTGGGTATTGCCAAGGGTAAAATTAACCCTACATGAAGTAATTTAGAAAATTTAAATTCATACATAGTCAAAATCCAGGCTGTAGATACCCCTATAATCATGGTAAATAAACCAGTAAACAATGCTATTATAGAGCTGTTCCTTATATATTCGGGTAAAAGAGTTTCAGCTATGTGGATAAAAGTTTCTATATTTTGAGTCGCTAAACTTGTAAATAGAGTTATAATGGGAGCTAACAAGAAAAACGACAAAATTATGCTTATAAAAAGCCAGGAATCTAAATTAATATTTAGATTCCTCTTTAAAAGTTTTAAATTCATTGGCTTATTTCCAACCTTCCTCATCGGCTATGATTGTTCCTTTTTTAAAGTTCTTTCCTAACTCAGATAAAGTCAAGCTATCTACTTTGAAATCTCCCCATGACTTAACTGTCCCATTTATTTCTACATTTTTATTTGAAGGGTACTCATAATTTTCATTTGTAAATCTAGCCTGTGATTTTTCACTTAAGAAAAACTTTATGAATCTTTCAGCGTTTACAATATTTTTTGAATATTTTGTGATTCCCATTCCACTTACGTTTATATGAGTTCCTCTACCATCTTGATTAGGGAAGAATATAGCTATTTGTTCCCCAACTTTTCTCTCTTCAGGATCTGCTGAGTGGATCATTTTTCCAAGATAATAAGAGTTCATAATAGCAACTTCTCCAATTCCGGCAATTACTGCTTTACTTTGATCTCTGTCATTTCCCTTAGGTTCCCTTGCCATATTAGCCACTAACCCTTGTATCCATCCTCTAGTTGCCTCTTCACCATTAGCAGCAATCATAGAAGCTATCAATGCCTGATTATATGAATTTGTTGAACTTCTGACTAAAACTTTTCCCTTCCACTTAGGATCCGCTAAATCTTCATATGTAGAAAATATAGATGGATCTGTAGTCGCTTTATTATATGCAAATATTCTGGCTCTATAAGTAAATGAAGTCCAGTAGTTATCCTTATCCCTTATATTTGCAGGGACTAATTCTAATACTTCTTCATCTTTTATTTGTTGTAATAATCCCAAATCTTTTGCTCTTCCAAGTCTTGCAGCATCTTTAGTAATGAATAGGTCAGCAGGAGTATCAGCTCCTTCTATCTCCAATTTTTTTAATAGTTCATCTGCTCCAGCTTTAGCTACATTTACAGTAACTCCAGTCTCTTTTTCAAATTCTGCAATTAATTCTTTATCTATGTCATAATGTCTTTCTGTATATATATTTAATTCTTTTGTAGCCTTTGGCGTTTTTGTTTCTTCAACAGTTTTTACTTCTTCTTTCCCTTTAAAACATCCAGTTAATAACCCGGCAGATAATAATATGAACGGTATAATTTTTTTCATTTCTTTCCTCCTGACAATATATTTAATTTGTAAGCCAATATAAAAAACTTTGATTAACAAACTTTATGAAAGTATTATATGATGGAATTAGAATATTTGCAAGTTTTTTTATCAAAGCAGTAAGGAATTGAAAAATTACTGATTCATGATTTTATAGAAACACTTGTAAAACTTTGGATTTAAAGCTAAAATATTAATAAGATGAAAGTGTGTAGATTATATTCAAATTAAATTTATATAATAACTATTTCAAAGGGGGAAGAAAATTATGAAAAAATTATTGATATGTATACTAATTATCCTTGGAACTCTTGCAGCCTATGGAAAATCAAACGGGGAAAGCTCTTATTATCTGAGCAGAGCAGTTTTAACCAATGAAATTTTAGAAAAAGAGCCTGTAAAAGTAATGGATACCTTTAAACTGTATTCTCAAGGTTATTTTTATACAGAATTTAAAGATATAGGGGAAGAAAAAACTATCTATCACAACTGGTATCTTCTAGAAGAGGATGGGGAAAAAACCCTTATGGCCAGCGTTCCATTAAAAATTTCAGGACCTAGATGGAGAACCTGGTCTAGAAAAAATTTATTTTTATCTGGAAAATGGAGTGTAGAAGTAGTCGATGAAGATGATAACGTTCTTTCTAAAAAAGAATTTACCGTTGAATAAGTAAAATAAAGACAGGAAAAGGAGTCAGACAAATGTCAGACTCCTTTTTTATTATATTTATGATATAATATAGTTGATAAAAATAAAATAAAGGGAATGATTATTCAATGAGCTATGTAAAAAAAATTGTTAATTTTTTGAAAAAACAAAGAAAAAAGATATTTATTGCCATCCTAGGAGTAATATTATGCCTTACAGCATTGACGACTATTACGTATTTTAGTGTCAAAGGAAAAATTACCTCCTATACAGCTTCGGAACCTATTATAATCTACGATAAGGATCAGCATATTGTAGACTATCTGTCCAAACAAAAAGGTGAGAGTGCAGATATCAAAGAGATCCCCGATTATCTTCAAAAAGCTTTTATCTCTGTAGAAGACAGAAGATTCTATTCCCACCATGGAGTAGATATATGGCGTCTTGGAAAAGCTGTTCTAGTAAATCTCTCTAAAGGGAGG is from Psychrilyobacter atlanticus DSM 19335 and encodes:
- a CDS encoding flavocytochrome c, giving the protein MKIYKDGSFKGIGIGYAGEIEALVTIVQSKINSIKFLSHNETPVISEPAFNHIPTKIIENNTIMVPNVKGCSMSSRGIREAVMNALILSGEDREDLMKEFKGAENLEKIVVNKNKFKPVENFDIVIVGGGGAGLSAAISASNLGAKVVLLEKMAAVGGNTLVSMGGINIPGSDAQVSKKIEDNPELYYNDALAGGDGENNKELFKILSENALDTYNWLKKEVGVEFKKDELIHFGGHTVPRAAVFKGKYAVELISKLRKKAENLGVDIRTGVDAKEIITKDKKVIGIKAITEGKTVEFFASKGVIFATGGFSGNIEMRKKYNPQLDERYKTTNQSGITGDGHIMCEKLGVDFIHMSYIQTFPIANPLTGALSHVGGSRFDGAILVNRSGKRFVEELERRDVVSQAILAQDGGVGYLVWAQEIEGVANRTTENKAEVNSLKRGDLFIEGSIEECSKKLDINLDTLKNTINIYNSYVENGKDQDFDRRGNLIKIEKGPFYIQTVAPAVHHTMGGIKINSENEVLDIEGNIIKGLYAAGEIVGGIHGTNRLGGNAITDILVFGKRAGEKIMK
- the brnQ gene encoding branched-chain amino acid transport system II carrier protein, which produces MKKNNDILIFGLAIFAMFFGAGNLIFPPEIGVVTGKEWLMSSAGFFLTGICLPVGGLIAFSRAGSTDNFANKVSENFNTIYFSLLILAIGPMLAIPRTAATAYEMGIVPNFGEINPLIASIVYFVIVYILVIKPSQLLNNIGKYMTPIILIILSLVIVKGIFLGFGVPGEKTIIQNSFSYGFFGGYQTMDAIASVIFGSVIVESLKGNGYTDDKVQSSMIVKSGIIAALGLALVYGGLLYLGAMANGNNLNLGKAELVMYLAKNSLGSFGVMAFGICAIVACLTTSIALVATVSNFFAAKSKFSYKTITIVTCVISTILGATGLGFIVDIAVPILIILYPVTIILIILNILKIKNTRVFKVSVTIGLIFSVFEVLASFNILPVLTAVFNSLPMASEGFAWLAPTLIGSIATALIKNETMTTVEAD
- a CDS encoding MarR family winged helix-turn-helix transcriptional regulator, with translation MRTDIVIGIISNIREKSAQFINGELKEREISGLINSHGTILSAMYDNDGVMTMNGIAKFIGKRKSTVTDMVKKLEKLGYISRQKSERDARVIEVTLTEKGWIFRDTFKEVSAKLLEKTYDGFTEEEKEVLMGLLLKIRKNFKD
- a CDS encoding NUDIX hydrolase — encoded protein: MNILNQIKNYKPYNEQEKYDKAGILNYLEREKNIFSRDNKIAHMTASAWVVNKDRNKVVMIYHNIYDSWSWMGGHADGEEDLFAVAIKEVKEESGLNKIIPLSKDIFSLEVLTVDGHIKKGKYVSSHLHLNITYLFEADEKEILTIKEDENSGVEWFGLDESIDKSTEVWFKERIYTKLNKKLNEL
- the sstT gene encoding serine/threonine transporter SstT translates to MFSKWNQLSLVKRIVIGLIVGIILSIAAPEAAAPVGLLGSLFVGALKAVAPILVFFLVMSAVSQHKPGQKTNMKSVISLYLIGTFLAGVVAVVGSFIFPVTIALGKGVENVSPPSGVSEVLKTLLMNVVDNPINALSNANYIGILVWALLLGVALKHAPASTKTMITDFSNALSQVVRWVIHLAPFGIMGLVFNSIATSGLGSLLAYGKLLGLLLGSMAFMALVVNPTIAFVMMRQNPYPLVFRCLKQSGLTAFFTRSSAANIPVNMELCEELGLDKDMYSVSIPLGATINMAGAAITISVLTLAAVHTLGIQVDFGTALILSILSAVSACGASGVAGGSLLLIPLACSLFGIPNEVAMQVVGVGFVIGVIQDSVETGLNSSTDALFTAVAEFAEWRKEGKKIVINKEVNL
- the ctlX gene encoding citrulline utilization hydrolase CtlX, translated to MNNKVSQITDTILMIKPVRFHYNPETAVNNYYQTPPCGINNTSIQEKALIEFDNFVNTLENKGIEVLVVEDTLYPPTPDSIFPNNWISFHSDGRIALYPMFAKNRRLERRMDILDKLRSKNFKIDDIIDYSKFEGKGIFLEGTGSMILDRAAKKVYCALSPRADLTLLNKFCSDFDYTPISFHAYQWSNKERLPIYHTNVLMAIGEEFAIICSSSIDDISEKNRVISELRSDGKIIIDITEKQVEHFAGNALQVKNSGGDKYLILSKTAKEILSEDQILSIEKTSKILSVNIGTIQKYGGGSVRCMMAEIFLSRSK